The nucleotide sequence CTCCCGGGAGCGGACGGGACGGGGCTCTGAGCGCGGCGGTCCCGCAGGGAGCAGGCCCGGCTGAGGGCCAGCGTGGTGGAGGAGGACACCGAGGAGTGGCAGAAGGAGCCGCAGTTCTCCGGGCTGCAGAGAGTGGGAGGTGTGGATTTATCCTACATCAAGGGGGACGAGAGCCGTGCCTGCGCCTCCCTGGTCGTGCTCAGCTTCCCGGCTCTCGAGGTACCGACGGCCCGGGCCGTGCCGCCACCACGGGGCCGTGGGGCAGCGGGaggggggatactggggaggAATTCTTCACtgagagggtggggaggccctggcacaggatccctggaagtgtcctaggatccctggaagtgtcccaggccaggttggacagggcttggagcagcctgggataggggaaagtgtccctgcccatggcagagggtgtgGAATGAATgggatgaactttaaggtcaCTCCCGACCAAATCATTCCGTGGTTCTGTGTGTGTTCAGCAAAGcttcccaaaacaaaaccaaaaaaaaaaaaaaaaaaaacaccccacaaaacaaaacacacccccccacacacacacaaaatgccTGTAAGGATTTAGACAGAAGTTTAGGAAAGTGATGCAAACAGCTCCCAGTTGCAGGAGTTTGTGGGATGGCTGGGAACTCACCCAGGGccagaggagctgcagtgccTGTTCGGGGAGCTGGagcctggggcacagggaggtgtTTGCAGTGCTCCAGTGCAGAGTGCTGTGGGTAAGCTCTTGCTGGGATCCAGCTGATAATATGGGCTGTGACAGAggaaagcttttccaaacccaCCGTGGGTCTTACTTCTCACAGTCATGTTGAACTAATAAAGATTTTTGGTCTCTTTCCCAGCTTTCAAAATGATATTAAAATTATCTTTCACTGTAAAAGCTCTAACAAGCAGACAAATAAAGTTTGATGCTGTCTAGTGGGATTTTAATGAACTGAATCTCAAGTCCTGCTGTGATCTGCAGGGCAAGGCAGGAATCTTTGTTTTTTGCTGCCTTGCGCCGTTTCCTTTGACCTGTCCCTGGGTTTAAAAGGGATGAGCAGAGGGCAGGAAGCAGAGGAGGAGCTCTGGAACGTGCAGGGGCTCTGTGGCAGGGTGCTGTCTGTGCCTGCCCAGGTGCTGTACCAGGATTGCCGCATAGTGCCCGTCACCGCCCCGTACGTGGCCGGGTTCCTGGCCTTCCGAGAGGTCCCTGTCCTGGTGGAAGCTGTGCAGAGACTTCAGCAGGAggagccccagctccagcctcagGTGTGCTGTTTCCCTTGTCCCGAGCTGGGCTGTCCTGGCTGCAGAGTCCTGGGGAAGGTGTTCTCCCTCTGGCGCCTGAGCcgctggggcaggaggggcatgggcagagctgtgctggagcaTCCATCCCCTTTCCTTGGGGATGTGGAGCTGCAAGCAGCCAGGCCTCCCGTGGCAGTGGGAGCCCGTGGTGTGTGCAGGGCACTGCCAGtcccacactgctgctgcttcagggtCAGGCAGTCAGGAAGAGCCTTACAGGGAGAACTGAGGAACCAAGAGAGATTTCTCCTTCCCCCAGAGCCAGCATCCCTGCTTGCTCCTTGGAGTGTTCTCAGTGCCCAGGAAATAACATTTCTGCTTTGGCTTTTTCAGGTGCTTCTGGTAGATGGGAATGGCCTGCTCCATCCCAGAGGTAGGCTGTTCCTGGAgagccctgctccctgtgctgctccttggCATTCCTGCTCCCTGGTGTCCTGCAGCTACAGTGGCTCCTTGTTGGCAGGATTTGGCACAGCCTGCCACCTCGGAGTCTTGACGGACCTGCCGTGCATTGGTGTGGCCAAGAACCTCCTGCACGTGGATGGCTTGGTCAGGGATgagctgcacagggagcaggttaggccaggctgggatttgtttctgttttttcataTCCCAAGGGAATTTCGACAGCCACCTACAACGATGTGCTAATGAGCTgaccgtgtgtgtgtgtgtgtgtgtgtgtgtgtgtgtgtgtgtgtgtgtgtgtgtttatccCTAGGTTCGTTCCCTGCAGAGGTCAGGAGAGGCATTCCCACTGACAGGCACCTCGGGGAAGGTCCTGGGCATGGTAAGCTGTCACTTGGCCACTTGTCCCTCTCCACAGTGGGGCTGTCTCAGTGATCCCGTGCGGAGGGCAGGTGTGAACAGGTGACCAGTGAACTGCTGGCCCCTCCCTGAGAGCCCAGGTGGCTGTAGGGAGTTGGCAGCTCAAGTGCTGGGAGCATTCACATCCGTGGCTGTGGCACCTGAGGTGCTCCAGCAGCCTGGATGGTGAGCTGCAGTCTGGGATTGGTGCCAGTTCCCTGGCAGCTTCCCGGGATCACTCTGGGAGCGGCTGATTCAGAGCAGAGCGGGAACAGGCAGCTGGGAGACACTTCCTGTGTGTGCTGTCAGCctgggctggcacagctcctgcatcccagagcagcctcggGCGTCTGGGGAAGGGCCCCGGGGGACAGACAGTCCCTGCAGGAGACACTGGGAGGGGGAAGATGTTCAGGAAGGTTGGGAGCTCCAAACACCATCCCACCCGAGGGCTCTGGCTGGCTCCTAATTCCACTGCCCCTCTGTGTGTGTTCAAATGAGCCTCTTCAGTGCCTGACCTCTCCCTTCTGACTGCCCAGGTGCTGCGGAGCTGCAACAACAGCTCCAGGCCCCTGTACGTGTCCGTGGGCCACCGGGTGAGCCTGGGCATGGCCGTGCGCCTGGTCAGGGCCTGCTGCCGCTTCCGCGTCCCGGAGCCCATCCGGCAGGTACGGCGCcgaggggagggagcaggggccAGCTGCAGTGTTTGCcaagccctgggctgctccagagcctcggtttgcccctcctctgctggggacACCCTCCTGCTGGGCAGTTCCCCCAGCCCCTGGTGGTGCTCACTTATATCCTTCCAGGCCCGTTCTCCTGACGCAGAGCCcggcagcattcccagccctgcctgcagacCCAGCCTGACTGATTCCCTGCTTCCTctctgcaggcagctcctgccatgCTGGTGTTAATCCCCAGGAGCTAGGAATGCAGTTTTCCCGGGTGCTTGGAGCCCAGCGCAGCCCgcagtgctgctcctctgggccTTTCCCGCTGCTGCACTCTGCACGgagccagcagccagcaggtGACAGCACTGCATCATTGTCACcgagctgcagctgccaccgAGGCTCAGCCTTGGCTGATTTGAAATCGCAGCAGAACTTGGGGAAAGGCTCTGGAGGAGCGCAAAGCCTTTGGGACTTCTGGCCTGGCAAGTGCTTCCTTTCTCCCTGAGGTCACTCTGCTGTTGGTGGCTCCACAGCCCAGAGCCAGTTGTGACCCCAGGGCCTGCCCGGGTGTCCGTGTCCCTAACactgccctgggacagcccaTTGGCAtcactgctgtgccaggctggtgGGCTCAGGGGTGTGCCCACCTGAGCAGCCCacggggcagtgctgggtgacCCCCCTGGGCACCGCTCCAGAGCTGCAGTGTTCCCTGGAACTGAGACTCTGCTTATAAACTACCCCAAAATCTTAACTCCTTGGAGCAAAGCAAGCCTTGGGGtgtccagagcagagctgcagtttCCCATCTCAGCCCTAGTACCTGCCAGACCGGAGGAGGCTGGTGGAGCTCCTTATGTAACCTGCTCCAGCCAGGGACAGATGCCTCTGCAGAGCTCCGAGCCAGCTCTGCAGTCTGCGTGTTCAAAGGGAAGGGAGAATCATTCCCTTTGGAAATAGAAAGGTGTCTTGGAGCTTTTCATCACCCTCATTTTGCTTCCAGCCATCTTCAGGATTTGCTCATGTTAGGAGACTCTTCCAGTTCCCTGTGGCCTTTTTCTTAGAGTGATGGAATGAATTATTATCACTTTCCTTACAGAGAGATGAAAAGTCCAACAGGGGAGTGTGTTTACTCTAGAGGGATGGCAGGAGATGAGGGCACTTAAACCTTTCCATGGGACttgtccctgctctgcttcctctgtGTGGTGGCTGCCACAGCTCTTGAGCCCCTGCAGCTGGAGTTAGGAAGTAGGAGGCTGTGCAGAATCCTGCCACAGGTGGCTGGCGTGGCCTTTTTGCCACGGTATTTCTCCAGAGATTGCATACCTGACAGGAGAAGTGCTTACAGATTTCCCAGTGTCAGGAAAGACCTGTGGATCATCAGGACCTGGTCTGGAGGTTCTGGCAGCCCTGGAGATGGAGTGGTCTGTGAGAGCTCAGCTGCCCCTAGCTCCTGAGGTTTGTGTGAGGGCAGCATGTGCAgtgcagctgctgtgggagctCAGGCCTCCTGCTTTAGGGGATGTGGTGCTTCCCAGGAGTACACATTATCCAGGCAGGGAGCGGGAAGGGTTCCATTTGCATTCAGCCCACAGTGTGGTTGTGCTGCCAAGGAACTGGCTGTGGTGCAGATGAGAAAAGTGAGATCTCTCCTGGAGGAGGCAGGGGGATGAGCTGCCCTTGTCACCTGCAATCAGTATTTACAGCCCACTCGGTCCTTGTTCCACGTGCCAGGCCAGgcccagccaggagagctgtgcTCCCTGGTGAGGTCCTGC is from Anomalospiza imberbis isolate Cuckoo-Finch-1a 21T00152 chromosome 19, ASM3175350v1, whole genome shotgun sequence and encodes:
- the ENDOV gene encoding endonuclease V isoform X2, coding for MKDFFLQTLVPSCWVDVLQAAFLHWLQNRLLPGASRCGGTRTGSPEGRGSFAAFSPPRLVPGRVLPLPFPINSFSSRGCSRLLPRSVPGSVPGSVPRSVPGSVPPARNVRARPRLPGNGGAAGRARRRHGRVPRPAAPLGTVTELGLGAALGTARRRRWEREQARLRASVVEEDTEEWQKEPQFSGLQRVGGVDLSYIKGDESRACASLVVLSFPALEVLYQDCRIVPVTAPYVAGFLAFREVPVLVEAVQRLQQEEPQLQPQVLLVDGNGLLHPRGFGTACHLGVLTDLPCIGVAKNLLHVDGLVRDELHREQVRSLQRSGEAFPLTGTSGKVLGMVLRSCNNSSRPLYVSVGHRVSLGMAVRLVRACCRFRVPEPIRQADIRSREYLRKQPCAPVEVLEAVPASPESKKEAESED
- the ENDOV gene encoding endonuclease V isoform X4: MAASPARRRRWEREQARLRASVVEEDTEEWQKEPQFSGLQRVGGVDLSYIKGDESRACASLVVLSFPALEVLYQDCRIVPVTAPYVAGFLAFREVPVLVEAVQRLQQEEPQLQPQVLLVDGNGLLHPRGFGTACHLGVLTDLPCIGVAKNLLHVDGLVRDELHREQVRSLQRSGEAFPLTGTSGKVLGMVLRSCNNSSRPLYVSVGHRVSLGMAVRLVRACCRFRVPEPIRQADIRSREYLRKQPCAPVEVLEAVPASPERCDLRGIRNTCRELVLATRSWGGSESPTLT
- the ENDOV gene encoding endonuclease V isoform X1; translated protein: MKDFFLQTLVPSCWVDVLQAAFLHWLQNRLLPGASRCGGTRTGSPEGRGSFAAFSPPRLVPGRVLPLPFPINSFSSRGCSRLLPRSVPGSVPGSVPRSVPGSVPPARNVRARPRLPGNGGAAGRARRRHGRVPRPAAPLGTVTELGLGAALGTARRRRWEREQARLRASVVEEDTEEWQKEPQFSGLQRVGGVDLSYIKGDESRACASLVVLSFPALEVLYQDCRIVPVTAPYVAGFLAFREVPVLVEAVQRLQQEEPQLQPQVLLVDGNGLLHPRGFGTACHLGVLTDLPCIGVAKNLLHVDGLVRDELHREQVRSLQRSGEAFPLTGTSGKVLGMVLRSCNNSSRPLYVSVGHRVSLGMAVRLVRACCRFRVPEPIRQADIRSREYLRKQPCAPVEVLEAVPASPERCDLRGIRNTCRELVLATRSWGGSESPTLT